One Engystomops pustulosus chromosome 7, aEngPut4.maternal, whole genome shotgun sequence DNA window includes the following coding sequences:
- the NUMB gene encoding protein numb homolog isoform X1, whose amino-acid sequence MNKLRQSFRRKKDVYVPEASRPHQWQTDEESVRTGKCSFQVKYLGHVEVDESRGMHICEDAVKRLKSERKFFKGFFAKTGKKAIKAVLWVSADGLRVVDEKTKDLLVDQTIEKVSFCAPDRNFDRAFSYICRDGTTRRWICHCFMAVKDTGERLSHAVGCAFAACLERKQKREKECGVTATFDASRTTFTREGSFRVTTATEQAEREEVMKQIQESKKVVESEPKPVIPVATTSTTVTLTTPPVLAPSPTSELYMVQESKDGSNPHMIPRRHAPVEQLARQGSFRGFPALSQKMSPFKRQLSLRINELPSTVQRKSDFQITNPVPEIEGETDSISALCSQITNTFSAPPEDPFMSAPMTKATTPQSPPFEVNGTAPAFTLPAAKPAQVSVSVPAAAPVRETNPWANAPTAPTQQAAGTGAKPMASVVGTEFVSTPTAVQSNHKRTPSEADRWLEEVSKTVKAQQRQSPIPAPVIQAPPLLQPVVPAAPNPPQPYPANTFIAPSTVPVAIVPAMPPAYMPVQQPYPVANGMSYPAPSVPVVGITPSQMVANVFGAAGHPQVYQPKPSPGLVKQTFPTYETNSTTSSPFFKPQQNGSVPFNGVDSSGWDLGAKHQQGQTSSAVIDPFEAQWAALESKSKARGNPSPTNPFSTDLQKTFEIEL is encoded by the exons tacctgggacatgtggagGTGGATGAATCCCGAGGCATGCACATCTGTGAGGATGCAGTTAAAAGACTTAAATCC GAAAGGAAATTCTTCAAAGGCTTCTTTGCAAAA ACGGGCAAGAAAGCGATCAAGGCCGTCCTGTGGGTTTCAGCGGATGGACTAAGGGTTGTGGACGAGAAAACAAAG GATCTTCTGGTAGACCAAACCATAGAAAAAGTGTCCTTCTGTGCTCCAGATAGAAATTTTGACCGGGCATTCTCTTACATTTGTCGGGATGGAACAACGCGGAGATGGATCTGCCATTGTTTTATGGCCGTTAAGGACACG GGAGAGCGGCTGAGTCATGCTGTTGGATGTGCTTTTGCTGCCTGCCTGGAGAGAAAGCAGAAGCGGGAGAAGGAGTGCGGAGTTACTGCCACTTTTGATGCCAGCAGAACTACTTTCACAAGGGAGGGCTCATTTCGGGTAACCACTGCTACAGAACAGGCAGAGAGGGAAGAAGTTATGAAACAGATACAAGAATCCAAGAAAG TAGTTGAATCTGAACCCAAACCCGTAATACCGGTTGCTACAACATCTACCACTGTGACTTTGACAACGCCCCCTGTCTTGGCGCCTTCACCAACTTCTGAGCTCTACATGGTCCAGGAAAGCAAAGATGGAAGCAACCCTCACATGATCCCCCGCAGACACGCGCCTGTAGAACAGCTGGCAAGACAAGGCTCTTTTAGGGGATTCCCCGCGCTAAGCCAAAAGATGTCCCCGTTTAAACGGCAGCTTTCTTTGAGAATTAATGAATTACCCTCCACTGTGCAGAGGAAGTCTGACTTCCAAATTACCAACCCAG TACCTGAGATAGAAGGAGAGACAGACAGCATTAGCGCCTTATGCTCCCAAATCACCAACACTTTCAGTGCACCACCTGAAGACCCCTTCATGTCTGCACCCATGACCAAGGCCACCACACCACAGTCCCCACCATTTGAAG TGAATGGCACTGCCCCAGCATTCACACTGCCTGCTGCTAAGCCTGCACAAGTGTCTGTGTCTGTGCCTGCTGCTGCACCTGTCCGTGAGACCAACCCATGGGCGAATGCTCCTACAGCACCTACCCAACAAGCTGCTGGCACAGGAGCAAAGCCTATGGCCTCTGTTGTTG GGACTGAGTTTGTGTCCACACCTACTGCGGTCCAGTCCAATCACAAGCGGACTCCTTCCGAGGCAGACCGTTGGCTTGAGGAGGTGTCCAAAACCGTTAAGGCTCAGCAAAGACAATCACCGATCCCTGCTCCGGTCATTCAGGCTCCGCCTCTGCTGCAGCCTGTTGTCCCTGCTGCTCCGAATCCTCCTCagccttatccagcaaacactTTCATAGCTCCATCAACTGTGCCAGTCGCCATAGTCCCGGCAATGCCACCTGCATACATGCCTGTACAGCAGCCTTACCCTGTGGCAAACGGAATGAGCTACCCAGCTCCTAGCGTCCCAGTTGTGGGCATTACTCCTTCGCAAATGGTCGCTAATGTGTTTGGAGCCGCAGGTCACCCACAGGTCTATCAGCCGAAGCCGTCGCCAGGTCTGGTCAAACAGACATTCCCAACCTACGAGACGAATAGCACCACCAGCAGTCCGTTCTTCAAACCACAGCAAAACGGGTCAGTGCCATTCAACGGAGTAGACAGCAGTGGTTGGGATTTGGGTGCCAAGCACCAACAGGGGCAGACGTCATCTGCTGTTATAGACCCTTTTGAAGCCCAGTGGGCCGCTTTGGAAAGCAAATCAAAAGCTCGAGGTAACCCTTCCCCAACTAATCCTTTCTCCACCGACCTTCAGAAGACATTTGAAATAGAACTTTAG
- the NUMB gene encoding protein numb homolog isoform X3 — protein MNKLRQSFRRKKDVYVPEASRPHQWQTDEESVRTGKCSFQVKYLGHVEVDESRGMHICEDAVKRLKSERKFFKGFFAKTGKKAIKAVLWVSADGLRVVDEKTKDLLVDQTIEKVSFCAPDRNFDRAFSYICRDGTTRRWICHCFMAVKDTGERLSHAVGCAFAACLERKQKREKECGVTATFDASRTTFTREGSFRVTTATEQAEREEVMKQIQESKKVVESEPKPVIPVATTSTTVTLTTPPVLAPSPTSELYMVQESKDGSNPHMIPRRHAPVEQLARQGSFRGFPALSQKMSPFKRQLSLRINELPSTVQRKSDFQITNPVPEIEGETDSISALCSQITNTFSAPPEDPFMSAPMTKATTPQSPPFEGTEFVSTPTAVQSNHKRTPSEADRWLEEVSKTVKAQQRQSPIPAPVIQAPPLLQPVVPAAPNPPQPYPANTFIAPSTVPVAIVPAMPPAYMPVQQPYPVANGMSYPAPSVPVVGITPSQMVANVFGAAGHPQVYQPKPSPGLVKQTFPTYETNSTTSSPFFKPQQNGSVPFNGVDSSGWDLGAKHQQGQTSSAVIDPFEAQWAALESKSKARGNPSPTNPFSTDLQKTFEIEL, from the exons tacctgggacatgtggagGTGGATGAATCCCGAGGCATGCACATCTGTGAGGATGCAGTTAAAAGACTTAAATCC GAAAGGAAATTCTTCAAAGGCTTCTTTGCAAAA ACGGGCAAGAAAGCGATCAAGGCCGTCCTGTGGGTTTCAGCGGATGGACTAAGGGTTGTGGACGAGAAAACAAAG GATCTTCTGGTAGACCAAACCATAGAAAAAGTGTCCTTCTGTGCTCCAGATAGAAATTTTGACCGGGCATTCTCTTACATTTGTCGGGATGGAACAACGCGGAGATGGATCTGCCATTGTTTTATGGCCGTTAAGGACACG GGAGAGCGGCTGAGTCATGCTGTTGGATGTGCTTTTGCTGCCTGCCTGGAGAGAAAGCAGAAGCGGGAGAAGGAGTGCGGAGTTACTGCCACTTTTGATGCCAGCAGAACTACTTTCACAAGGGAGGGCTCATTTCGGGTAACCACTGCTACAGAACAGGCAGAGAGGGAAGAAGTTATGAAACAGATACAAGAATCCAAGAAAG TAGTTGAATCTGAACCCAAACCCGTAATACCGGTTGCTACAACATCTACCACTGTGACTTTGACAACGCCCCCTGTCTTGGCGCCTTCACCAACTTCTGAGCTCTACATGGTCCAGGAAAGCAAAGATGGAAGCAACCCTCACATGATCCCCCGCAGACACGCGCCTGTAGAACAGCTGGCAAGACAAGGCTCTTTTAGGGGATTCCCCGCGCTAAGCCAAAAGATGTCCCCGTTTAAACGGCAGCTTTCTTTGAGAATTAATGAATTACCCTCCACTGTGCAGAGGAAGTCTGACTTCCAAATTACCAACCCAG TACCTGAGATAGAAGGAGAGACAGACAGCATTAGCGCCTTATGCTCCCAAATCACCAACACTTTCAGTGCACCACCTGAAGACCCCTTCATGTCTGCACCCATGACCAAGGCCACCACACCACAGTCCCCACCATTTGAAG GGACTGAGTTTGTGTCCACACCTACTGCGGTCCAGTCCAATCACAAGCGGACTCCTTCCGAGGCAGACCGTTGGCTTGAGGAGGTGTCCAAAACCGTTAAGGCTCAGCAAAGACAATCACCGATCCCTGCTCCGGTCATTCAGGCTCCGCCTCTGCTGCAGCCTGTTGTCCCTGCTGCTCCGAATCCTCCTCagccttatccagcaaacactTTCATAGCTCCATCAACTGTGCCAGTCGCCATAGTCCCGGCAATGCCACCTGCATACATGCCTGTACAGCAGCCTTACCCTGTGGCAAACGGAATGAGCTACCCAGCTCCTAGCGTCCCAGTTGTGGGCATTACTCCTTCGCAAATGGTCGCTAATGTGTTTGGAGCCGCAGGTCACCCACAGGTCTATCAGCCGAAGCCGTCGCCAGGTCTGGTCAAACAGACATTCCCAACCTACGAGACGAATAGCACCACCAGCAGTCCGTTCTTCAAACCACAGCAAAACGGGTCAGTGCCATTCAACGGAGTAGACAGCAGTGGTTGGGATTTGGGTGCCAAGCACCAACAGGGGCAGACGTCATCTGCTGTTATAGACCCTTTTGAAGCCCAGTGGGCCGCTTTGGAAAGCAAATCAAAAGCTCGAGGTAACCCTTCCCCAACTAATCCTTTCTCCACCGACCTTCAGAAGACATTTGAAATAGAACTTTAG
- the NUMB gene encoding protein numb homolog isoform X4 — MNKLRQSFRRKKDVYVPEASRPHQWQTDEESVRTGKCSFQVKYLGHVEVDESRGMHICEDAVKRLKSTGKKAIKAVLWVSADGLRVVDEKTKDLLVDQTIEKVSFCAPDRNFDRAFSYICRDGTTRRWICHCFMAVKDTGERLSHAVGCAFAACLERKQKREKECGVTATFDASRTTFTREGSFRVTTATEQAEREEVMKQIQESKKVVESEPKPVIPVATTSTTVTLTTPPVLAPSPTSELYMVQESKDGSNPHMIPRRHAPVEQLARQGSFRGFPALSQKMSPFKRQLSLRINELPSTVQRKSDFQITNPVPEIEGETDSISALCSQITNTFSAPPEDPFMSAPMTKATTPQSPPFEGTEFVSTPTAVQSNHKRTPSEADRWLEEVSKTVKAQQRQSPIPAPVIQAPPLLQPVVPAAPNPPQPYPANTFIAPSTVPVAIVPAMPPAYMPVQQPYPVANGMSYPAPSVPVVGITPSQMVANVFGAAGHPQVYQPKPSPGLVKQTFPTYETNSTTSSPFFKPQQNGSVPFNGVDSSGWDLGAKHQQGQTSSAVIDPFEAQWAALESKSKARGNPSPTNPFSTDLQKTFEIEL, encoded by the exons tacctgggacatgtggagGTGGATGAATCCCGAGGCATGCACATCTGTGAGGATGCAGTTAAAAGACTTAAATCC ACGGGCAAGAAAGCGATCAAGGCCGTCCTGTGGGTTTCAGCGGATGGACTAAGGGTTGTGGACGAGAAAACAAAG GATCTTCTGGTAGACCAAACCATAGAAAAAGTGTCCTTCTGTGCTCCAGATAGAAATTTTGACCGGGCATTCTCTTACATTTGTCGGGATGGAACAACGCGGAGATGGATCTGCCATTGTTTTATGGCCGTTAAGGACACG GGAGAGCGGCTGAGTCATGCTGTTGGATGTGCTTTTGCTGCCTGCCTGGAGAGAAAGCAGAAGCGGGAGAAGGAGTGCGGAGTTACTGCCACTTTTGATGCCAGCAGAACTACTTTCACAAGGGAGGGCTCATTTCGGGTAACCACTGCTACAGAACAGGCAGAGAGGGAAGAAGTTATGAAACAGATACAAGAATCCAAGAAAG TAGTTGAATCTGAACCCAAACCCGTAATACCGGTTGCTACAACATCTACCACTGTGACTTTGACAACGCCCCCTGTCTTGGCGCCTTCACCAACTTCTGAGCTCTACATGGTCCAGGAAAGCAAAGATGGAAGCAACCCTCACATGATCCCCCGCAGACACGCGCCTGTAGAACAGCTGGCAAGACAAGGCTCTTTTAGGGGATTCCCCGCGCTAAGCCAAAAGATGTCCCCGTTTAAACGGCAGCTTTCTTTGAGAATTAATGAATTACCCTCCACTGTGCAGAGGAAGTCTGACTTCCAAATTACCAACCCAG TACCTGAGATAGAAGGAGAGACAGACAGCATTAGCGCCTTATGCTCCCAAATCACCAACACTTTCAGTGCACCACCTGAAGACCCCTTCATGTCTGCACCCATGACCAAGGCCACCACACCACAGTCCCCACCATTTGAAG GGACTGAGTTTGTGTCCACACCTACTGCGGTCCAGTCCAATCACAAGCGGACTCCTTCCGAGGCAGACCGTTGGCTTGAGGAGGTGTCCAAAACCGTTAAGGCTCAGCAAAGACAATCACCGATCCCTGCTCCGGTCATTCAGGCTCCGCCTCTGCTGCAGCCTGTTGTCCCTGCTGCTCCGAATCCTCCTCagccttatccagcaaacactTTCATAGCTCCATCAACTGTGCCAGTCGCCATAGTCCCGGCAATGCCACCTGCATACATGCCTGTACAGCAGCCTTACCCTGTGGCAAACGGAATGAGCTACCCAGCTCCTAGCGTCCCAGTTGTGGGCATTACTCCTTCGCAAATGGTCGCTAATGTGTTTGGAGCCGCAGGTCACCCACAGGTCTATCAGCCGAAGCCGTCGCCAGGTCTGGTCAAACAGACATTCCCAACCTACGAGACGAATAGCACCACCAGCAGTCCGTTCTTCAAACCACAGCAAAACGGGTCAGTGCCATTCAACGGAGTAGACAGCAGTGGTTGGGATTTGGGTGCCAAGCACCAACAGGGGCAGACGTCATCTGCTGTTATAGACCCTTTTGAAGCCCAGTGGGCCGCTTTGGAAAGCAAATCAAAAGCTCGAGGTAACCCTTCCCCAACTAATCCTTTCTCCACCGACCTTCAGAAGACATTTGAAATAGAACTTTAG
- the NUMB gene encoding protein numb homolog isoform X2 encodes MNKLRQSFRRKKDVYVPEASRPHQWQTDEESVRTGKCSFQVKYLGHVEVDESRGMHICEDAVKRLKSTGKKAIKAVLWVSADGLRVVDEKTKDLLVDQTIEKVSFCAPDRNFDRAFSYICRDGTTRRWICHCFMAVKDTGERLSHAVGCAFAACLERKQKREKECGVTATFDASRTTFTREGSFRVTTATEQAEREEVMKQIQESKKVVESEPKPVIPVATTSTTVTLTTPPVLAPSPTSELYMVQESKDGSNPHMIPRRHAPVEQLARQGSFRGFPALSQKMSPFKRQLSLRINELPSTVQRKSDFQITNPVPEIEGETDSISALCSQITNTFSAPPEDPFMSAPMTKATTPQSPPFEVNGTAPAFTLPAAKPAQVSVSVPAAAPVRETNPWANAPTAPTQQAAGTGAKPMASVVGTEFVSTPTAVQSNHKRTPSEADRWLEEVSKTVKAQQRQSPIPAPVIQAPPLLQPVVPAAPNPPQPYPANTFIAPSTVPVAIVPAMPPAYMPVQQPYPVANGMSYPAPSVPVVGITPSQMVANVFGAAGHPQVYQPKPSPGLVKQTFPTYETNSTTSSPFFKPQQNGSVPFNGVDSSGWDLGAKHQQGQTSSAVIDPFEAQWAALESKSKARGNPSPTNPFSTDLQKTFEIEL; translated from the exons tacctgggacatgtggagGTGGATGAATCCCGAGGCATGCACATCTGTGAGGATGCAGTTAAAAGACTTAAATCC ACGGGCAAGAAAGCGATCAAGGCCGTCCTGTGGGTTTCAGCGGATGGACTAAGGGTTGTGGACGAGAAAACAAAG GATCTTCTGGTAGACCAAACCATAGAAAAAGTGTCCTTCTGTGCTCCAGATAGAAATTTTGACCGGGCATTCTCTTACATTTGTCGGGATGGAACAACGCGGAGATGGATCTGCCATTGTTTTATGGCCGTTAAGGACACG GGAGAGCGGCTGAGTCATGCTGTTGGATGTGCTTTTGCTGCCTGCCTGGAGAGAAAGCAGAAGCGGGAGAAGGAGTGCGGAGTTACTGCCACTTTTGATGCCAGCAGAACTACTTTCACAAGGGAGGGCTCATTTCGGGTAACCACTGCTACAGAACAGGCAGAGAGGGAAGAAGTTATGAAACAGATACAAGAATCCAAGAAAG TAGTTGAATCTGAACCCAAACCCGTAATACCGGTTGCTACAACATCTACCACTGTGACTTTGACAACGCCCCCTGTCTTGGCGCCTTCACCAACTTCTGAGCTCTACATGGTCCAGGAAAGCAAAGATGGAAGCAACCCTCACATGATCCCCCGCAGACACGCGCCTGTAGAACAGCTGGCAAGACAAGGCTCTTTTAGGGGATTCCCCGCGCTAAGCCAAAAGATGTCCCCGTTTAAACGGCAGCTTTCTTTGAGAATTAATGAATTACCCTCCACTGTGCAGAGGAAGTCTGACTTCCAAATTACCAACCCAG TACCTGAGATAGAAGGAGAGACAGACAGCATTAGCGCCTTATGCTCCCAAATCACCAACACTTTCAGTGCACCACCTGAAGACCCCTTCATGTCTGCACCCATGACCAAGGCCACCACACCACAGTCCCCACCATTTGAAG TGAATGGCACTGCCCCAGCATTCACACTGCCTGCTGCTAAGCCTGCACAAGTGTCTGTGTCTGTGCCTGCTGCTGCACCTGTCCGTGAGACCAACCCATGGGCGAATGCTCCTACAGCACCTACCCAACAAGCTGCTGGCACAGGAGCAAAGCCTATGGCCTCTGTTGTTG GGACTGAGTTTGTGTCCACACCTACTGCGGTCCAGTCCAATCACAAGCGGACTCCTTCCGAGGCAGACCGTTGGCTTGAGGAGGTGTCCAAAACCGTTAAGGCTCAGCAAAGACAATCACCGATCCCTGCTCCGGTCATTCAGGCTCCGCCTCTGCTGCAGCCTGTTGTCCCTGCTGCTCCGAATCCTCCTCagccttatccagcaaacactTTCATAGCTCCATCAACTGTGCCAGTCGCCATAGTCCCGGCAATGCCACCTGCATACATGCCTGTACAGCAGCCTTACCCTGTGGCAAACGGAATGAGCTACCCAGCTCCTAGCGTCCCAGTTGTGGGCATTACTCCTTCGCAAATGGTCGCTAATGTGTTTGGAGCCGCAGGTCACCCACAGGTCTATCAGCCGAAGCCGTCGCCAGGTCTGGTCAAACAGACATTCCCAACCTACGAGACGAATAGCACCACCAGCAGTCCGTTCTTCAAACCACAGCAAAACGGGTCAGTGCCATTCAACGGAGTAGACAGCAGTGGTTGGGATTTGGGTGCCAAGCACCAACAGGGGCAGACGTCATCTGCTGTTATAGACCCTTTTGAAGCCCAGTGGGCCGCTTTGGAAAGCAAATCAAAAGCTCGAGGTAACCCTTCCCCAACTAATCCTTTCTCCACCGACCTTCAGAAGACATTTGAAATAGAACTTTAG